One window from the genome of Garra rufa chromosome 1, GarRuf1.0, whole genome shotgun sequence encodes:
- the LOC141322039 gene encoding uncharacterized protein, producing the protein MALIKEEKEDIKIEEILNLKQEDTEEQTDLMQLKEESQELNKKEGENLYKNFDAIAGEKTLGCSSTKNTSRPTRSLSCDQCGKCFTRYGNLECHMRIHTGEKPFTCQQCGKGFTRYANLEYHMRIHSGKKPFACQQCGKSFTGKASLNRHMRMHTGEMFTCQQCGKSFLDRGNLNNHMSVHTTERPFTCSQCGKSFVQRRILQAHMRVHNEEKSHVCLHCGKSFKQKVTCTTHLRIHTGENPFVCDQCGKGFRRKENLMLHMRVHTVHKPDGPHMGVIEVLRKVGLHINKKCLHI; encoded by the exons ATGGCGTTAATCAAAGAGGAGAAAGAAGACATTAAGATTGAAGAAATATTAAATCtcaaacaagaagatactgaggaacaaacag ACCTGATGcagctgaaagaggagagtcaagaactgaatAAAAAGGAAGGTGAAAATTTGTATAAAAATTTTGATGCCATAgctggagaaaaaactcttggttGTTCATCAACTAAAAATACTTCCAGACCTACTAGAAGCCTCTCCTgcgatcagtgtggaaagtgtttcactaGATATGGAAACCTTGAATgccatatgagaattcacactggagagaagcctttcacatgccaacagtgtggaaagggtttcactaGATATGCAAACCTTGAAtaccatatgagaattcacagtGGAAAGAAGCCTTTtgcatgccaacagtgtggaaagagtttcactggaaaagcaagccttaacagacacatgcgAATGCACACCGGAGAGatgttcacctgccaacagtgtgggaaaagtttctTAGATAGGGGAAACCTTAACAACCACATGAGCGTTCACACTACAGAGAGACCTTtcacctgctctcagtgtggaaaaagttttgtTCAAAGACGAATACTTCAAGCACATATGAGAGTTCACAATGAAGAGAAGTCTCACGTATGTCtgcactgtggaaagagttttaaacaAAAAGTAACATGTACCACCCatttgagaattcacactggagaaaacccGTTCgtatgtgatcagtgtggaaaaggCTTCAGACGTAAAGAAAATCTAATgctgcacatgagagttcacactgtcCACAAACCAGACGGACCTCATAT GGGCGTCATCGAGGTATTGCGCAAGGTCGGACTTCACATTAACAAGAAATGTCTTCACATCTGA